Part of the Rhizobium sp. WYJ-E13 genome is shown below.
GGTGACGATCTCGTCGGCAAGCGCCACTTCTTCGTTGGTCAGCCCCCAGCGCTCGCGGCCGAACAGAATGCCGGTTGCCTCGCCTGCCCGGAACCGGGTGCGCAGCGTTTGCGCGGCAAAGACCGGCGAGCGCACCGGCTTGTAGTTGTCGCGGCTGCGCGCCGTCGTCGCATAGACGAAATTGAGATCGGCAATCGCCTCTTCCAGCGTGGCGAAGACCTGCGTCCCCTCGATCACGTGATCGGCCTTGGAGGCCGCAGCCTGCGCCTTTTCATTCGGCCAGCCGTCACGCGGATTGACGAGGCGCAGATCGGCAAGGCCGAAATTCGCCATGGCGCGCGCCACCATGCCGATATTCTCACCCATCTGTGGCTCGACCAGAATGATAACCGGCCCTTCGGCCAGAAGTTGACGCTCGCTGTTCGTACCCGCCATGTGCTTCCTATTCCTGATTTACGGGCGCAATAGCTTTGCCGGCCGCAAACGGCAAGTCCTGCGTCTCCGCGGGGTAGAGCCGTTCCAGCGTCGAGCCGATCATTTCCACGGCCAGCCGCGCACCTTCCCGCCACAGCGGCAGATGGCGGCCGGTCGG
Proteins encoded:
- a CDS encoding RNA methyltransferase, with amino-acid sequence MAGTNSERQLLAEGPVIILVEPQMGENIGMVARAMANFGLADLRLVNPRDGWPNEKAQAAASKADHVIEGTQVFATLEEAIADLNFVYATTARSRDNYKPVRSPVFAAQTLRTRFRAGEATGILFGRERWGLTNEEVALADEIVTFPVNPAFASLNIAQAVLLMSYEWMKSSMEDLEAVPFQALEQRPSTKEQLFGLFDQLEEALDSRNYFHPPSKKPKMVDNLRAVLSRRAFTEQEISVLRGVISSLDRFSRNSPRKGGFTRSGKGAPTDDSADE